From the genome of Rhineura floridana isolate rRhiFlo1 chromosome 7, rRhiFlo1.hap2, whole genome shotgun sequence, one region includes:
- the LOC133388895 gene encoding lipase member M-like isoform X1, whose amino-acid sequence MANGQREREKMWWFVAIICLIQATGSSEGLVKRRNADPEIHMNVSQVIYYRGYPSEEYEVLTDDGYYLTVNRIPFGRKNLTVRGPKPVVFLQHGILAEASFWVENMVNNSLGFILADAGYDVWLGNNRGTSWSLRHKNLSADQDEFWNFSFHEMAMYDLPAMINFALKKTGQKQLYYVGYSQGTTLGFIAFSAIPELAQKIKMFFALAPVTIVKHAPIFQMFSSLPEFLSKSMLVRGEFALCRKPVRDFITKLCSSTLMQKFCAHVIFFAGGFNATNLNMSRVDVYAARYLDGTSAKNILHWKQTGESGLFRYFDYGNENLAKYNQTSPPSYKVEDMTVPTVAWSGGNDLIASPGNVAILLPHITNLVHHHYVSDWNHWDFIWGLNGPERMYYKIIELMRTSV is encoded by the exons agagagagagagaagatgtgGTGGTTTGTTGCAATCATTTGCCTAATACAAGCAACTGGAAGCTCAGAAGGATTAGTTAAGAGAAGAAACGCAGATCCTGAAATTCATATGAATGTT AGCCAGGTGATTTACTACAGAGGCTATCCCAGTGAAGAGTATGAAGTCTTAACAGATGATGGTTATTATTTAACAGTAAACAGAATACCCTTTGGAAGAAAAAATCTGACCGTCAGAG GTCCAAAGCCTGTTGTGTTTTTGCAACATGGAATATTAGCAGAAGCTAGCTTTTGGGTTGAAAACATGGTAAACAACAGTCTTGGTTTCATCTTAGCGGATGCTGGCTATGATGTTTGGCTTGGAAACAACCGAGGAACAAGCTGGTCTCTGAGACATAAGAATTTGTCAGCTGACCAAGATGAATTTTGGAATTTCAG tttcCATGAAATGGCCATGTACGATCTCCCAGCAATGATCAACTTTGCTTTGAAGAAAACTGGACAGAAGCAATTGTATTATGTAGGATATTCTCAAGGCACTACTCTTG GCTTCATAGCATTTTCAGCCATACCAGAGCTGGCTCaaaaaatcaaaatgtttttTGCCCTGGCTCCTGTGACTATTGTTAAGCATGCACCAATCTTCCAAATGTTTTCCTCACTTCCTGAATTCTTATCCAAG AGCATGCTTGTCAGAGGAGAGTTTGCACTGTGTCGCAAGCCTGTGAGAGACTTCATCACCAAATTATGCAGCTCTACGTTGATGCAGAAATTCTGTGCACACGTCATATTCTTTGCAGGTGGATTCAATGCAACAAATCTAAATATG AGCAGAGTGGATGTGTATGCAGCTCGCTATCTAGATGGAACTTCAGCTAAAAACATTCTACACTGGAAACAG ACAGGAGAATCAGGATTATTCAGATATTTTGACTATGGGAATGAGAATCTAGCAAAATATAACCAG ACTTCTCCTCCTTCATATAAAGTAGAAGACATGACTGTACCAACTGTAGCATGGTCTGGTGGGAACGACTTGATTGCAAGTCCAGGAAATGTAGCCATCTTACTTCCTCATATCACTAACCTAGTTCATCACCACTATGTCTCGGACTGGAACCACTGGGATTTCATCTGGGGCCTCAATGGCCCTGAACGCATGTACTACAAAATCATAGAGTTGATGAGGACATCTGTGTAA
- the LOC133388895 gene encoding lipase member M-like isoform X3, which yields MANGQREREKMWWFVAIICLIQATGSSEGLVKRRNADPEIHMNVSQVIYYRGYPSEEYEVLTDDGYYLTVNRIPFGRKNLTVRGPKPVVFLQHGILAEASFWVENMVNNSLGFILADAGYDVWLGNNRGTSWSLRHKNLSADQDEFWNFSFHEMAMYDLPAMINFALKKTGQKQLYYVGYSQGTTLGFIAFSAIPELAQKIKMFFALAPVTIVKHAPIFQMFSSLPEFLSKSMLVRGEFALCRKPVRDFITKLCSSTLMQKFCAHVIFFAGGFNATNLNMSRVDVYAARYLDGTSAKNILHWKQVRLSMC from the exons agagagagagagaagatgtgGTGGTTTGTTGCAATCATTTGCCTAATACAAGCAACTGGAAGCTCAGAAGGATTAGTTAAGAGAAGAAACGCAGATCCTGAAATTCATATGAATGTT AGCCAGGTGATTTACTACAGAGGCTATCCCAGTGAAGAGTATGAAGTCTTAACAGATGATGGTTATTATTTAACAGTAAACAGAATACCCTTTGGAAGAAAAAATCTGACCGTCAGAG GTCCAAAGCCTGTTGTGTTTTTGCAACATGGAATATTAGCAGAAGCTAGCTTTTGGGTTGAAAACATGGTAAACAACAGTCTTGGTTTCATCTTAGCGGATGCTGGCTATGATGTTTGGCTTGGAAACAACCGAGGAACAAGCTGGTCTCTGAGACATAAGAATTTGTCAGCTGACCAAGATGAATTTTGGAATTTCAG tttcCATGAAATGGCCATGTACGATCTCCCAGCAATGATCAACTTTGCTTTGAAGAAAACTGGACAGAAGCAATTGTATTATGTAGGATATTCTCAAGGCACTACTCTTG GCTTCATAGCATTTTCAGCCATACCAGAGCTGGCTCaaaaaatcaaaatgtttttTGCCCTGGCTCCTGTGACTATTGTTAAGCATGCACCAATCTTCCAAATGTTTTCCTCACTTCCTGAATTCTTATCCAAG AGCATGCTTGTCAGAGGAGAGTTTGCACTGTGTCGCAAGCCTGTGAGAGACTTCATCACCAAATTATGCAGCTCTACGTTGATGCAGAAATTCTGTGCACACGTCATATTCTTTGCAGGTGGATTCAATGCAACAAATCTAAATATG AGCAGAGTGGATGTGTATGCAGCTCGCTATCTAGATGGAACTTCAGCTAAAAACATTCTACACTGGAAACAG gtgaggctgtcaatgtgctga
- the LOC133388895 gene encoding lipase member M-like isoform X2: MWWFVAIICLIQATGSSEGLVKRRNADPEIHMNVSQVIYYRGYPSEEYEVLTDDGYYLTVNRIPFGRKNLTVRGPKPVVFLQHGILAEASFWVENMVNNSLGFILADAGYDVWLGNNRGTSWSLRHKNLSADQDEFWNFSFHEMAMYDLPAMINFALKKTGQKQLYYVGYSQGTTLGFIAFSAIPELAQKIKMFFALAPVTIVKHAPIFQMFSSLPEFLSKSMLVRGEFALCRKPVRDFITKLCSSTLMQKFCAHVIFFAGGFNATNLNMSRVDVYAARYLDGTSAKNILHWKQTGESGLFRYFDYGNENLAKYNQTSPPSYKVEDMTVPTVAWSGGNDLIASPGNVAILLPHITNLVHHHYVSDWNHWDFIWGLNGPERMYYKIIELMRTSV; encoded by the exons atgtgGTGGTTTGTTGCAATCATTTGCCTAATACAAGCAACTGGAAGCTCAGAAGGATTAGTTAAGAGAAGAAACGCAGATCCTGAAATTCATATGAATGTT AGCCAGGTGATTTACTACAGAGGCTATCCCAGTGAAGAGTATGAAGTCTTAACAGATGATGGTTATTATTTAACAGTAAACAGAATACCCTTTGGAAGAAAAAATCTGACCGTCAGAG GTCCAAAGCCTGTTGTGTTTTTGCAACATGGAATATTAGCAGAAGCTAGCTTTTGGGTTGAAAACATGGTAAACAACAGTCTTGGTTTCATCTTAGCGGATGCTGGCTATGATGTTTGGCTTGGAAACAACCGAGGAACAAGCTGGTCTCTGAGACATAAGAATTTGTCAGCTGACCAAGATGAATTTTGGAATTTCAG tttcCATGAAATGGCCATGTACGATCTCCCAGCAATGATCAACTTTGCTTTGAAGAAAACTGGACAGAAGCAATTGTATTATGTAGGATATTCTCAAGGCACTACTCTTG GCTTCATAGCATTTTCAGCCATACCAGAGCTGGCTCaaaaaatcaaaatgtttttTGCCCTGGCTCCTGTGACTATTGTTAAGCATGCACCAATCTTCCAAATGTTTTCCTCACTTCCTGAATTCTTATCCAAG AGCATGCTTGTCAGAGGAGAGTTTGCACTGTGTCGCAAGCCTGTGAGAGACTTCATCACCAAATTATGCAGCTCTACGTTGATGCAGAAATTCTGTGCACACGTCATATTCTTTGCAGGTGGATTCAATGCAACAAATCTAAATATG AGCAGAGTGGATGTGTATGCAGCTCGCTATCTAGATGGAACTTCAGCTAAAAACATTCTACACTGGAAACAG ACAGGAGAATCAGGATTATTCAGATATTTTGACTATGGGAATGAGAATCTAGCAAAATATAACCAG ACTTCTCCTCCTTCATATAAAGTAGAAGACATGACTGTACCAACTGTAGCATGGTCTGGTGGGAACGACTTGATTGCAAGTCCAGGAAATGTAGCCATCTTACTTCCTCATATCACTAACCTAGTTCATCACCACTATGTCTCGGACTGGAACCACTGGGATTTCATCTGGGGCCTCAATGGCCCTGAACGCATGTACTACAAAATCATAGAGTTGATGAGGACATCTGTGTAA